One Pseudodesulfovibrio cashew DNA window includes the following coding sequences:
- a CDS encoding CdaR family protein, whose protein sequence is MFKNWSTMVLALALAIFTWFLVTGREVVETWLEMPVVMTNPPEGMIIEEGLVDKIQVRLRGPRGLVDSLASQHLTYPLNVSSLKIGQQVLEIDPDKLPLTSSYEVIEIKPNRLKLMVDKRITKKIQMEPAWAGKLNADYDLLEVKAEPPLVEIRGPATKLRKIENAKVVLEEDFLEKVPDQWAEDVAVELDEEIEASPAQVRVVARFAPKMRDIWVKLPLKVLEPEGFSASVAQDYVRVHIEGPVFLFRNNEYRKEMDASLLFGGRPASGTFDLAYDLVLPEGCQLLKRNPETIRTTIKKK, encoded by the coding sequence ATGTTCAAGAATTGGTCAACCATGGTCCTGGCCCTGGCTCTCGCCATTTTTACCTGGTTTCTGGTCACCGGACGAGAGGTGGTGGAGACGTGGCTGGAGATGCCCGTCGTCATGACCAACCCGCCCGAGGGCATGATCATCGAGGAAGGGCTGGTGGACAAGATTCAGGTCCGGCTGCGAGGCCCTCGAGGACTCGTGGACTCCCTGGCGTCCCAGCATCTGACCTATCCGCTGAATGTTTCCTCGCTCAAGATCGGGCAGCAGGTTCTGGAGATCGACCCGGACAAGCTGCCCCTTACCTCGTCTTACGAAGTAATCGAGATCAAGCCCAACCGTCTCAAGTTGATGGTGGACAAGCGCATTACCAAAAAGATTCAGATGGAACCGGCATGGGCGGGGAAGCTCAACGCTGACTATGACCTGCTCGAAGTAAAGGCCGAACCGCCCCTGGTGGAGATCAGGGGGCCGGCCACCAAGCTCAGAAAAATAGAAAACGCAAAGGTCGTGCTGGAAGAGGATTTCCTGGAGAAGGTGCCTGACCAGTGGGCCGAGGACGTGGCCGTGGAGCTCGACGAGGAAATAGAGGCCTCGCCCGCACAGGTACGGGTTGTGGCCCGATTCGCTCCCAAGATGCGCGACATCTGGGTCAAGCTCCCCCTCAAGGTCCTGGAGCCGGAAGGCTTCTCCGCCTCGGTGGCGCAGGACTATGTGCGGGTGCACATTGAGGGGCCCGTCTTTCTGTTCCGCAATAACGAATACCGCAAGGAAATGGACGCGTCCCTCCTGTTCGGCGGCAGGCCCGCCTCCGGGACCTTCGACCTTGCGTATGACCTTGTCCTGCCGGAGGGATGCCAATTGCTGAAGCGGAATCCCGAAACCATCAGGACGACCATCAAGAAGAAATAG
- the ftsH gene encoding ATP-dependent zinc metalloprotease FtsH, producing the protein MNNHMKNLVIWAIIFILMVVLFNLFNQPPVPQDNPSYSEFLAMVDSGNVADVKIQGPKITGTKSSGEKFQVYTPDDPKLIDTLIKKGVEVKAEPQDDSPWYMTLLLSWFPMLLLIGVWIFFMRQMQGGGSGGRGAMSFGRSKARLINEETAKVTFDDVAGVDEAKEELSEVVDFLREPRKFTRLGGRIPKGVLLVGSPGTGKTLLARAVAGEAGVPFYTISGSDFVEMFVGVGASRVRDLFAQGKKNAPCLIFIDEIDAVGRQRGAGLGGGHDEREQTLNQLLVEMDGFESNEGVILVAATNRPDVLDPALLRPGRFDRQVVVPSPDLRGRERILQVHSRKTPLAPEVDLATIARGTPGFSGADLENLVNEAALQAAKMGKDQVSMSDFEEAKDKLMMGGRERRSMILSDDEKKTTAYHEAGHALVAKLLPGTDPVHKVSIIPRGRALGVTMQLPGEDRHNYSKNYLLNNMAVLMGGRCAEEVVLNQLTTGASNDIERATKTAHSMVCMWGMSDKLGPLSFGDNQEQVFLGKELIHDKNYGEETAKMIDSEVRRFVEGAYEKATQLLRDNLDALEAIAQALLERETITGADIDLLMEGKALPPMEKNGNGSASGGTPSGSAPGGTASGYDAEGRSVSSPGYKPVSESGSEEDEFLIEDEDKPETDGDGGSKLH; encoded by the coding sequence TTGAACAACCATATGAAAAATTTGGTTATTTGGGCCATCATCTTTATCCTGATGGTTGTCCTTTTCAACCTTTTCAACCAACCGCCCGTGCCGCAGGACAATCCGTCCTACAGCGAATTCCTCGCCATGGTCGATTCGGGCAACGTGGCCGACGTCAAGATTCAGGGCCCGAAAATCACCGGTACCAAAAGTTCCGGGGAGAAATTTCAGGTCTACACCCCCGATGATCCCAAGCTTATCGACACGCTGATCAAGAAGGGAGTCGAGGTCAAGGCGGAGCCGCAGGACGACTCCCCCTGGTATATGACCCTCCTGCTTTCCTGGTTCCCCATGCTGTTGCTCATCGGCGTCTGGATCTTCTTCATGCGCCAGATGCAGGGCGGCGGCAGCGGCGGCAGAGGGGCCATGTCCTTCGGCCGATCCAAGGCGCGGCTGATCAACGAGGAGACCGCAAAGGTCACCTTTGATGACGTGGCTGGCGTGGACGAGGCCAAGGAGGAGCTCTCCGAGGTCGTTGATTTCCTTCGCGAACCCCGCAAGTTCACCCGTCTTGGCGGGCGCATCCCCAAGGGCGTGCTCCTGGTGGGTTCTCCCGGTACCGGTAAGACGCTGCTTGCGCGCGCCGTTGCGGGCGAGGCGGGCGTTCCTTTCTACACCATTTCCGGCTCGGACTTCGTGGAGATGTTCGTGGGCGTGGGCGCATCCCGCGTGCGCGATCTCTTTGCCCAGGGCAAGAAGAACGCTCCCTGCCTGATCTTCATCGACGAAATTGATGCTGTCGGACGTCAGCGCGGCGCCGGTCTCGGCGGCGGGCACGACGAGCGCGAGCAGACCCTCAACCAGTTGCTGGTTGAGATGGACGGCTTCGAGTCCAACGAAGGCGTCATCCTGGTCGCGGCCACCAACCGGCCCGACGTGCTCGATCCGGCCCTGCTCCGGCCCGGCCGTTTTGACCGACAGGTGGTGGTGCCCAGCCCGGACCTGCGTGGCCGCGAACGCATTCTCCAGGTCCACAGCCGCAAGACGCCGCTGGCTCCGGAAGTGGATCTGGCGACCATCGCGCGCGGAACCCCAGGGTTCTCCGGCGCAGATCTGGAGAACCTCGTCAACGAGGCCGCCCTCCAGGCCGCCAAAATGGGCAAGGACCAGGTCTCCATGAGTGATTTCGAGGAGGCCAAGGACAAGCTGATGATGGGCGGCCGCGAGCGCCGATCGATGATCCTCTCGGATGACGAGAAAAAGACCACGGCCTATCACGAGGCGGGACACGCCCTGGTGGCCAAGCTGCTGCCCGGCACCGACCCCGTGCACAAGGTCTCCATCATTCCGCGCGGCCGAGCCCTCGGCGTGACCATGCAGTTGCCCGGCGAGGACCGCCACAATTATTCCAAGAACTATCTGTTGAACAATATGGCCGTGCTCATGGGCGGACGCTGTGCCGAGGAAGTCGTCCTCAATCAGCTCACCACAGGCGCGTCCAACGATATTGAGCGCGCCACCAAGACCGCCCACTCCATGGTCTGCATGTGGGGCATGTCCGACAAGCTTGGTCCCCTGAGCTTCGGTGACAACCAGGAGCAGGTCTTCCTCGGCAAGGAACTCATCCACGACAAGAACTATGGCGAGGAAACCGCCAAGATGATCGACTCCGAGGTTCGTCGTTTCGTGGAGGGCGCATACGAAAAGGCCACTCAGTTGCTCCGGGACAACCTGGACGCGCTGGAAGCCATTGCCCAGGCCCTGCTGGAACGTGAGACCATCACCGGCGCAGACATTGATCTGCTCATGGAAGGCAAGGCTTTGCCGCCTATGGAAAAGAACGGCAACGGTTCCGCTTCCGGCGGGACTCCCTCCGGCTCTGCTCCGGGTGGCACCGCATCCGGTTACGATGCCGAAGGGCGGTCGGTTTCCTCCCCCGGCTACAAGCCGGTCAGCGAGTCCGGTTCCGAGGAGGACGAGTTCCTTATCGAGGACGAGGACAAGCCGGAGACCGACGGCGACGGCGGTTCCAAGCTCCACTAA
- the folP gene encoding dihydropteroate synthase has product MKDITWTLKGGAVLGPAPFIIAGIVNVTPDSFYDGGRHEGAEAGIAHGLELARQGAHILDVGGESTRPYADPVSAAEETARVVPVIRELAAADTGCVLSVDTFKAEVAAAALDAGALILNDVSAFAFDPGLLDVIAQYRPGYVLMHSLGRPETMQDAPKYGDVVEDILAFFEEKLEILDKAGLPRDRITLDPGIGFGKRLEHNLEILRHIDRFMALGLPVYMGLSNKRLWQDLLGLDVGERQNATQAATSVLAAKGVPIHRVHEVKLARQTLTIVHELA; this is encoded by the coding sequence ATGAAAGACATAACCTGGACACTCAAGGGGGGGGCGGTTCTCGGACCGGCCCCCTTCATTATTGCCGGGATCGTCAATGTGACCCCGGATTCCTTTTATGACGGCGGCAGGCACGAGGGTGCAGAAGCGGGCATTGCGCACGGCCTTGAACTGGCCCGGCAGGGAGCGCACATCCTCGATGTGGGCGGCGAATCCACCCGGCCTTACGCCGACCCTGTGTCCGCTGCCGAAGAGACGGCCCGCGTGGTTCCTGTCATCAGGGAGCTGGCTGCTGCGGACACCGGCTGCGTGCTCTCGGTGGACACCTTCAAGGCCGAGGTGGCTGCGGCGGCCCTGGACGCGGGCGCGCTGATCCTCAACGACGTATCAGCCTTCGCCTTCGATCCCGGCCTGCTCGACGTCATTGCCCAGTACCGGCCCGGCTATGTGCTCATGCACAGCCTAGGCAGGCCCGAGACCATGCAGGACGCCCCGAAGTACGGTGACGTGGTCGAGGATATCCTGGCATTTTTCGAGGAAAAATTGGAGATCCTGGACAAGGCCGGACTGCCTCGCGACCGGATAACCCTTGATCCCGGCATCGGTTTCGGCAAGCGGCTGGAGCATAATCTGGAGATACTCCGCCATATTGACCGGTTCATGGCCCTGGGGCTGCCGGTTTATATGGGGCTCTCCAACAAGCGGCTATGGCAGGACCTGCTCGGCTTGGATGTGGGCGAACGTCAGAACGCCACGCAGGCGGCCACCTCAGTGCTGGCGGCAAAGGGTGTTCCCATCCATCGCGTGCATGAAGTGAAACTTGCACGCCAAACATTGACCATTGTTCACGAATTGGCATAG
- the cdaA gene encoding diadenylate cyclase CdaA codes for MFELFGIQITWRVVLDIGLVAFLYYNIILLVRGTRAAAVLYGLVVVLVIYYMSDLFNLYTLNALLGEFLASIFLVVVILFKNDIRKALASVGTKRFWSKAEVRDDTLDQLTQSVMTMSYSHTGAIIVIEKNMPLGDIIERGIELDAKVNKELLETIFFTDTPLHDGAVIVRRNRIVAAACILPLSSKLRGQPKYGTRHRAALGISEGSDAITVVVSEERGEVSVAMNGRLTTSLDETRLRRVLRNALGR; via the coding sequence ATGTTTGAACTTTTCGGGATACAGATCACTTGGCGCGTGGTGCTCGACATCGGCCTCGTCGCCTTCCTCTACTACAATATCATTTTGCTGGTCCGTGGGACCCGCGCTGCCGCCGTGCTCTATGGCCTGGTGGTGGTGCTGGTCATCTATTACATGTCGGACCTGTTCAATCTCTATACGCTCAACGCGTTGCTGGGCGAGTTCCTTGCTTCCATCTTCCTGGTGGTGGTCATCCTGTTCAAGAACGACATCCGCAAGGCCCTGGCATCGGTCGGTACCAAACGGTTCTGGTCCAAGGCCGAGGTGCGGGACGACACCCTTGACCAGTTGACTCAGTCGGTCATGACCATGTCGTACAGCCACACCGGGGCCATCATTGTCATCGAAAAGAATATGCCCCTCGGCGATATCATCGAACGCGGCATAGAATTGGACGCCAAGGTCAACAAGGAACTCCTGGAAACCATTTTCTTCACCGATACCCCGCTGCATGACGGGGCCGTGATCGTCCGTCGCAACCGCATCGTGGCCGCCGCCTGCATCCTGCCCCTGTCCAGCAAGCTTCGAGGACAGCCCAAGTACGGCACCCGGCACAGGGCGGCGCTCGGCATCAGCGAAGGCTCGGACGCCATCACCGTGGTCGTGTCCGAGGAGCGTGGCGAGGTCTCGGTGGCCATGAACGGCAGGCTGACGACCAGCCTGGACGAAACACGCTTACGCCGCGTTCTGAGGAACGCCCTGGGACGCTGA
- the glmM gene encoding phosphoglucosamine mutase, giving the protein MKQRLFGTDGLRGQGNIYPMTPEIALKLGLAAGQYFRNGSKHSRVVIGKDTRLSGYVFETALTSGLCANGMDVFLVGPMPTPAISFLTRSMRADLGVVISASHNPFMDNGIKFFDRDGFKLPDEVEDEISDLVLAEKPAWDYPPHEDIGRAHRIEDARGRYIVYLKNSFSPNLTLDGFKIVLDCAHGAAYGVAPYVLEELGAEVIKVGMSPNGVNINEKCGSLYPEVISNIVVDEGAHMGIALDGDADRLIVCDENGRILDGDQIMALSALELMEKGKLPKNMLVATVMSNMALELFMNEKGGQLLRTAVGDRYVVEAMRREGAMLGGEQSGHLIFMEHSTTGDGLLAALQLLRIMCEKEKPLSELAGLLEPFPQMLKNVHVKRKIPFDSAPEVQEAVRKVEAALTGRGRVLLRYSGTESVCRVMVEGPDIERVEMYTDDIVEACEKHLK; this is encoded by the coding sequence ATGAAGCAGAGGCTTTTCGGAACCGACGGATTGCGCGGCCAGGGGAATATCTATCCCATGACCCCGGAGATCGCGCTCAAGCTGGGGCTGGCCGCAGGCCAGTATTTCCGCAACGGCTCCAAGCATTCCCGCGTGGTCATTGGCAAGGACACCCGTCTTTCCGGATACGTGTTCGAGACCGCTCTGACTTCGGGGCTGTGCGCCAACGGCATGGACGTATTCCTGGTCGGACCAATGCCCACACCGGCCATTTCCTTTCTGACGCGGTCCATGCGTGCCGATCTCGGCGTGGTCATCTCCGCCTCGCACAACCCGTTCATGGATAACGGCATCAAGTTCTTCGACCGGGACGGATTCAAGCTGCCCGACGAGGTGGAGGACGAGATAAGCGATCTGGTCCTGGCCGAAAAACCGGCCTGGGACTACCCGCCTCACGAGGACATCGGGCGCGCTCACCGCATTGAGGACGCGCGAGGCCGGTACATTGTCTATCTCAAGAACAGTTTTTCCCCGAACCTGACCCTGGACGGGTTCAAGATCGTGCTCGACTGCGCCCACGGCGCGGCCTACGGCGTGGCTCCTTACGTGCTTGAGGAGCTCGGCGCCGAAGTCATCAAGGTCGGCATGAGTCCCAATGGCGTCAACATCAACGAGAAGTGCGGTTCCCTGTACCCGGAGGTCATCTCCAACATCGTGGTCGACGAGGGCGCGCACATGGGCATTGCCCTGGACGGCGACGCGGATCGGCTTATCGTCTGTGATGAGAACGGCCGCATCCTGGATGGTGACCAGATCATGGCCCTTTCGGCCCTGGAGTTGATGGAAAAGGGCAAGCTCCCCAAGAACATGCTCGTGGCGACGGTTATGTCCAACATGGCGCTCGAATTGTTTATGAATGAGAAGGGCGGCCAACTGCTGCGTACGGCAGTGGGCGACCGCTACGTTGTCGAGGCCATGCGCCGAGAGGGCGCCATGCTCGGCGGCGAGCAGTCAGGACACCTCATCTTCATGGAGCATTCGACCACGGGAGACGGCCTGCTGGCCGCGCTGCAACTCCTGCGCATCATGTGCGAAAAGGAGAAGCCGCTTTCCGAGCTGGCCGGTTTGCTGGAGCCGTTCCCCCAGATGCTCAAGAACGTGCACGTCAAGCGCAAGATTCCCTTTGACAGCGCCCCCGAGGTTCAGGAGGCGGTGCGCAAGGTGGAAGCCGCGCTTACGGGCAGAGGCCGTGTCCTGCTCCGCTACTCGGGTACGGAATCGGTCTGCCGGGTCATGGTCGAGGGGCCGGACATCGAACGAGTGGAAATGTATACCGACGACATCGTGGAAGCCTGCGAAAAACATCTGAAATAG
- the galU gene encoding UTP--glucose-1-phosphate uridylyltransferase GalU: MDIKKVVIPVAGWGTRSLPATKNVPKEMLPIFRKPIVQYIVEEGIEAGLSDVVFITNQNKTIIEDHFDRNFLLEQLLERAGKDAMLKEVRRVASLVNVIGVRQKEQLGLGHAVLTAREICKNEPFAVMLGDDLMFGVNTGIGELIKASRETGKAVVGVIEVPEEKVSKYGVIKGEELENGTYRVTNLVEKPKAEDAPSNLAIIGRYVLLPEIFDILEGQKAGVGGEIQLTDALQGLADQDKLLAVKLGGQRFDAGDWVEYLTANIYFALHDEELRDDLVKRLQDLLSCSS; encoded by the coding sequence ATGGATATCAAGAAGGTAGTGATTCCCGTAGCTGGCTGGGGCACCCGTTCTCTTCCCGCAACCAAGAACGTGCCCAAGGAGATGCTCCCCATCTTCCGCAAGCCCATCGTCCAGTATATTGTTGAGGAAGGCATCGAGGCCGGCCTTTCGGACGTGGTTTTCATCACCAACCAGAACAAGACCATCATCGAAGATCATTTCGACCGCAACTTCCTGCTGGAACAGCTTCTCGAGCGGGCGGGCAAGGACGCCATGCTCAAGGAAGTCCGCCGCGTGGCCAGTCTGGTCAACGTCATCGGCGTGCGCCAGAAGGAGCAGCTCGGCTTGGGCCATGCAGTGCTCACGGCCCGTGAAATATGCAAGAACGAACCCTTTGCGGTCATGCTCGGCGACGACCTCATGTTCGGAGTGAACACCGGTATCGGCGAACTGATCAAGGCGTCCCGTGAAACGGGCAAGGCCGTGGTCGGCGTCATCGAGGTCCCCGAGGAGAAAGTCAGCAAGTACGGTGTGATCAAGGGTGAGGAACTGGAAAACGGGACCTACCGTGTTACCAATCTGGTGGAAAAACCCAAGGCCGAGGACGCTCCTTCCAACCTGGCCATCATCGGTCGTTACGTCCTGCTGCCCGAGATCTTCGACATCCTCGAGGGCCAGAAGGCTGGCGTGGGCGGCGAGATTCAGCTTACCGACGCCCTGCAGGGGTTGGCCGACCAGGACAAGCTCCTGGCCGTGAAACTCGGTGGCCAACGGTTTGACGCCGGCGACTGGGTGGAATACCTTACCGCCAATATCTATTTTGCCCTGCATGACGAGGAACTCCGCGACGACCTCGTCAAGCGTCTCCAAGACCTGTTATCCTGCTCAAGTTAA
- the argH gene encoding argininosuccinate lyase has protein sequence MAEKKMWGGRFAEGTAASMEAYSESVSFDWQLYAEDIRGSQAHARVLAKQGFLTEEEAKRICDGLDMVKAEIEAGDFVWKTEMEDVHMNIESRLTDIIGPLGGKLHTARSRNDQVALDFRLHVAARLEAWREYLLSLIKVYLARAEEHRDTLLPGCTHFQPAQPVSLAHHLLAYCQMFKRDFERVTDCLKRVRVMPLGAAALAGTTHPVNPRAVADDLGVDEIFANSMDAVSDRDFVLEAVFAGSLVMTHLSRMCEEVIIWANPNFGYVKLPDQYSTGSSIMPQKKNPDSCEIMRGKTGRVVGSLMSLLVVLKGLPMTYNRDLQEDKEPFFDVDKTVSASLGIMAGLLEQLEFVPEKMLATVEKGFLNATELADYLAAKGIPFREAHHITGAAVAHAETKGVGLEGLALEELQKFSADIGEDVFNVLDYRACVRRRTSPGSTGPESVEGQISALNQWLEAVN, from the coding sequence ATGGCAGAAAAGAAAATGTGGGGCGGGCGGTTCGCTGAAGGCACCGCCGCCTCCATGGAAGCGTATTCCGAATCCGTCTCTTTTGACTGGCAGCTTTATGCCGAGGATATCCGCGGCTCTCAGGCTCACGCCCGCGTGCTGGCCAAACAGGGCTTCCTGACCGAAGAGGAAGCCAAGCGGATTTGCGACGGCCTGGATATGGTCAAGGCGGAGATCGAGGCCGGGGATTTCGTGTGGAAGACCGAAATGGAAGACGTCCACATGAACATCGAGTCCCGGCTGACCGACATTATCGGCCCCCTGGGCGGCAAGCTGCACACCGCGCGTTCGCGCAACGACCAGGTGGCGCTGGATTTCCGGCTCCATGTGGCCGCGCGGCTTGAGGCCTGGCGGGAGTATCTACTTTCGCTGATCAAGGTCTATCTGGCTCGTGCCGAAGAGCATCGCGATACCCTGCTGCCGGGTTGCACTCATTTCCAGCCCGCCCAGCCGGTAAGCCTGGCTCACCACCTGCTGGCTTATTGCCAGATGTTCAAGCGCGACTTCGAGCGCGTGACCGACTGCCTGAAGCGGGTACGCGTTATGCCGCTGGGCGCGGCCGCCCTGGCCGGGACCACCCATCCGGTGAACCCCCGCGCCGTGGCCGACGACCTGGGAGTGGACGAAATCTTCGCCAATTCCATGGACGCTGTCTCCGACCGTGACTTCGTGCTGGAGGCGGTCTTTGCCGGGAGCCTCGTCATGACCCACCTCTCGCGTATGTGCGAGGAGGTCATCATCTGGGCCAACCCCAATTTCGGCTACGTCAAGCTGCCCGACCAGTATTCCACCGGGTCCTCCATCATGCCTCAGAAAAAGAACCCGGACTCCTGCGAGATCATGCGAGGCAAGACCGGTCGCGTGGTAGGCTCGCTGATGAGCCTGCTGGTGGTCCTCAAGGGGTTGCCCATGACCTACAACCGGGACCTCCAGGAGGACAAGGAGCCGTTCTTCGACGTGGACAAGACCGTGTCCGCCTCCCTGGGGATCATGGCCGGTCTGCTTGAACAGCTCGAATTTGTGCCGGAAAAGATGCTGGCCACCGTGGAGAAAGGGTTCCTCAACGCCACCGAGCTGGCCGACTATCTTGCCGCCAAGGGCATTCCCTTCCGCGAGGCGCACCACATCACCGGCGCGGCCGTTGCCCATGCCGAGACCAAGGGCGTCGGTCTGGAAGGTCTTGCCCTGGAAGAATTGCAGAAGTTCTCCGCCGACATCGGGGAAGACGTTTTCAATGTGCTGGATTACCGGGCCTGCGTCCGGCGGCGGACCTCTCCCGGTTCCACTGGACCCGAGTCAGTGGAAGGGCAGATTAGCGCCCTGAATCAATGGCTCGAAGCGGTCAACTAA
- the priA gene encoding replication restart helicase PriA produces MGDLWQVTLVSPPYTVLTYERPSHFPAMTPGLRVIVPLGRSHRMGVVVGPAREAPSGVEIKPLIWPLELTPILDEDYLDVADNLASRQMASVGRILEILLPRGLRTAAVTFRVDRHVAGRDLPGMVRPSELSRFSPKDLSALMELWLAGRMRVRVNAKREAEERFVSLVSDPPWAVRPNAKRQLRILEHLLDNGPQSLFALKHSLGEWAPDTAAKMEGRGLVALGELTADRLAEVDEGPGRCGEAEPPTYDLTPEQRQTLAELSATMDNGGGAHLVHGVTGSGKTVLYLEMIRASLERGRSVILLAPEVALACKLYRNVLTHFPGQRTIFYHGYQSPKKRERTFIGVAREQGPVIVVGTRSALFLPVRELGMVVMDEEHDESFKQEDRLAYHAKEVAWYRVERSGGLLVLGSATPDVKTFHAARNGAIPLSTLRERVGDAVLPEVKLVDIGSLSSGQAFAPETVKALRETVKAGGQAIVMLNRRGYAPLMYCLDCGETVRCPECEVGMTYHKGRERVVCHYCGLSYAYPLLCPKCGGSNYVPMGEGTERLEERLVEALPEGTGILRLDSDATRRQERMEEILSAFGRGEAQVLVGTQMISKGHHFPGVTLVIVADGDLGLNLPDYRSAERTFQLLVQVAGRAGRGDRPGRVLIQTRNPGHPIWNDVLSGDYPAFFEREIGRRKLFGYPPFSRLALIRISYPADCKNGPAALSAFKRVLEQYKGGLGVTVLGPAPAPLSMLRGRRRFNCLLKGGDWGALRTLFAHAAQANSDPKQVRISLDLDPLTTL; encoded by the coding sequence ATGGGTGATCTCTGGCAGGTAACGCTCGTCAGTCCGCCATACACGGTGCTGACCTACGAGCGTCCGTCACATTTCCCGGCGATGACGCCCGGACTGCGCGTCATAGTGCCGCTGGGCCGCTCCCATCGCATGGGCGTGGTCGTGGGCCCGGCCAGGGAAGCGCCGTCCGGCGTGGAGATCAAGCCCCTTATCTGGCCCCTTGAGCTTACTCCCATTCTGGACGAGGACTACCTCGACGTGGCGGACAATCTCGCATCCCGCCAGATGGCCAGCGTGGGGCGCATCCTGGAGATTCTGCTGCCCCGCGGCCTGCGCACGGCGGCGGTGACCTTTCGGGTGGACCGGCACGTCGCGGGGCGGGACCTGCCCGGCATGGTCCGTCCCTCGGAGTTGTCCCGGTTTTCCCCAAAGGATTTGAGCGCGCTCATGGAGTTGTGGCTGGCCGGTCGCATGCGGGTGCGTGTCAACGCCAAGCGCGAAGCCGAGGAGCGGTTCGTCTCTCTTGTCTCCGATCCACCCTGGGCGGTCCGGCCCAACGCCAAGCGGCAGCTCCGCATACTCGAACATCTGTTGGATAATGGGCCCCAATCCCTGTTCGCCTTGAAGCACTCCCTTGGCGAGTGGGCCCCTGATACCGCCGCCAAGATGGAGGGACGCGGCCTGGTCGCACTGGGCGAGCTGACCGCCGACAGGCTGGCCGAGGTGGACGAAGGCCCGGGCCGGTGCGGCGAGGCCGAACCGCCGACCTATGACCTTACGCCGGAACAGCGGCAGACACTGGCTGAGCTTTCCGCGACCATGGACAACGGCGGGGGCGCGCACCTTGTGCACGGCGTAACCGGCAGCGGCAAGACCGTCCTCTACCTGGAGATGATTCGCGCCAGCCTGGAGCGGGGAAGGTCCGTGATCCTCCTTGCGCCGGAGGTGGCCCTGGCCTGCAAGCTCTACCGCAACGTCCTCACGCATTTCCCCGGACAACGGACGATTTTTTATCACGGCTACCAGAGTCCCAAGAAGCGGGAGCGGACCTTCATCGGCGTAGCCCGCGAGCAGGGGCCGGTCATCGTGGTCGGCACTCGTTCCGCCCTGTTCCTGCCCGTGCGTGAACTCGGCATGGTCGTCATGGATGAGGAGCACGATGAGTCCTTCAAGCAGGAGGATCGGCTGGCCTATCACGCCAAGGAGGTGGCCTGGTACCGTGTGGAGCGGTCCGGCGGCCTGCTGGTGCTGGGTTCGGCCACGCCGGACGTGAAGACTTTTCACGCGGCCCGGAATGGGGCCATCCCCCTCTCGACCCTGCGGGAGAGGGTGGGGGACGCCGTGCTTCCCGAGGTGAAGCTGGTGGATATCGGCTCCCTTTCCAGCGGCCAGGCCTTTGCTCCGGAGACCGTCAAGGCCCTCCGCGAGACGGTGAAGGCGGGCGGCCAGGCCATCGTCATGCTCAACCGGAGGGGGTATGCACCCCTCATGTACTGCCTGGACTGCGGCGAGACCGTGCGCTGCCCGGAGTGCGAGGTGGGCATGACCTACCACAAGGGGCGAGAGCGGGTGGTCTGTCATTACTGCGGCCTTTCCTACGCCTATCCGCTTCTGTGCCCCAAGTGCGGTGGCTCCAACTACGTACCCATGGGTGAGGGCACCGAGCGGCTGGAGGAGCGGCTGGTCGAGGCGTTGCCCGAAGGGACCGGCATTCTCCGCCTGGACAGCGACGCAACCCGCCGTCAGGAACGGATGGAGGAGATCCTCTCCGCCTTTGGGCGCGGCGAGGCCCAGGTGCTGGTGGGCACGCAGATGATCTCCAAGGGGCACCATTTCCCCGGCGTGACGTTGGTGATCGTGGCCGACGGCGATCTCGGGCTGAACCTGCCGGACTACCGCTCGGCCGAGCGTACTTTTCAGTTGCTGGTTCAGGTGGCGGGCCGGGCCGGGCGGGGCGATAGGCCTGGCCGGGTGCTCATCCAGACCCGTAACCCGGGACATCCCATCTGGAACGATGTCCTGAGCGGCGATTACCCTGCGTTTTTCGAAAGGGAGATCGGGCGGCGCAAGCTATTCGGCTACCCGCCGTTTTCCCGGTTGGCATTGATCCGCATATCCTATCCGGCGGACTGCAAGAACGGTCCTGCGGCCCTGTCCGCCTTCAAGAGGGTCCTTGAGCAGTACAAGGGCGGGCTCGGCGTTACCGTGCTCGGCCCGGCACCGGCACCGCTCTCCATGCTCAGGGGCAGGCGGCGGTTCAATTGTCTGCTCAAGGGCGGTGATTGGGGCGCGCTTCGGACTTTGTTCGCTCATGCGGCCCAGGCCAATTCCGACCCGAAGCAGGTCCGTATTTCTCTGGATCTGGATCCGCTGACAACCCTGTAG